Within the Pseudorasbora parva isolate DD20220531a chromosome 20, ASM2467924v1, whole genome shotgun sequence genome, the region TGCTGCTGTATTTGTTTAATATTCTTTTGTGTTTTGGACATGTAGATGGGGATGACCTGGGTTCAGACGGGACCACTGAACCCGTTCACAAACGACTGCGACTGTCCAATGAAGATGGAGAAGACCCTCAGGACTCTACCTCAACGGAGTACTCTGTCGTCCATCTTCCAAGTGAGTAGAAACACACATAAACATGTTTGTACACATTTTATACCAAATGATAATTCTAacattgactgtttttaaataacTTTCCTGAATGCTCTCCCTGTCATCCATTGGTTATTTAAACAGGTAGTCACTCCCCAAATGCCCTTAGGCACAATATGTACGgtgtttggattaaaatatccaaaaaccactagaacaatgttacaTATGTTGTTGACTGGTGTAGAGAGAAAAGCAATATTAAGCAGGACACGGACTGTTACACTCGATTTCTGGTTTtcttttgtagaaaccatggaaataCAAAATACTCTTTAATATATTCTTTTTTATTAGACAGGAGAGCAAATGTTTGGATGCATTCATCAACAGAAAACGAAtgattgttatatagctcaacacattTAATCTTACTGTTTAAATAacgttttcttgatttacagtgagtaccatgttttaacatgcctaatatcgatctagcttacAGCAGTGTGCGACAAGTGTCTAATAGTAGCTGCGGAGCGATAGCAGAGTAGCACTATAACATATTTTTCGgcacactcaaatgtatgtaATATGATAAATCAGCGCTGCTTCCCACATACACATGACCGGAAGAAGCGGACACAATCTATAGTGACATAAAAGCTCCATAAAATCAAggtgtcatcaagctacgcctttgttttgaataaaactagccatattgtggctttaatattttaatgaatgctTTATTTACAAATACATGTCTATATCATGTCTATATAATAAAAAGTGGCATTcatttaatgataataatgTCAGTATTTAGTATTGTCTGATTTTAGTATTTAATttcaaattataaaaaaatatatgaaaataataatttagaaaaaaacacaccCATCACTTGCACTAAacattaaatatggatattttatgAACTGGTTTGTGCTGATTTCAGTTACTGAAGGTGATGAAAGCTTCGAGGTGACAATGACTGCTACAGAGATGAGAGATGGGGAGCTGGAATCAGATGATCCTTGTGAAACACCGGTAGCAACCCTAGTTCATATGTTTATGAATATATACTGCTTATTTATCACCTTTCAGTGCTAGCTTTGCATGGAttcaatatatataatttatttatttagaataaCATAGACcgatgtaaaaatgtatttgtcaacAGGATAAGGATTCTCCTGTGCAAAAGAAAGGTGAAGATGTATCAGCTGTCAGTCAAGCCTGGTTCACCACAAAAGAAGATAAAGACACACTGGTTAACAAGGGTAAGTTTGGCATCTTCTGCATATACAGATCTGTATTATCATACACACTCAACATAAGAAATATAGGACCTGATATCAACAAGCACAGTCATATTATTTGTCATATATCCTCAGGTCACAAATGGAAACAGGGTATGTGGTCAAAAGAGGAGATTGATCTTCTTATGACCAACATAGAGCATTATCTAAAGGTGAGCATGCTTTATGAATGCATCACATTTGCTGGTGGTGCCGTCTTTGATCTGCAACCTCACTCTTCATCCGTCTGTGCTTCCAAACTCAGAACCGAGGGATCCAGGACCCTGCAGAGATCATCTTTGAGATGTCGAAAGAGGAGCGAAAGGATTTTTACCGCAGTATAGCGTGCGGTTTGAATAGACCACTGTTTGCTGTATACAGACGTGTACTACGAATGTACGATAACCGAAACCACGTAGGCAAGTAAGGGCATAgctgattttatttgtctgttGAAAGAGATTTACAAATCATATATAAACCAAGCATATCTGATATGTGCTTTTGTTGTCATTTAGATACACTGACGAGGAGATCAATAAATTGAAAGAGTAAGTTCAACCTTCAATGCCATGAAGTGTAATCTGAATGTGAGTCTACATTGTCAGATTTTGGTGTGTGTTATTAGGTTAAGGGAGAAACATGGAAATGACTGGGCCACCATTGGGGCGGCACTTGGCCGGAGTGCATCGTCCGTGAAAGACCGCTGCCGACTCATGAAGGACACATGCAACACCGGTCAGTTTtcccacattttattttagggttTTCATTTATATTCGTTTCTATTATATATACGTTTTTTATTATACTAGGAGAAACATATCCATTTGAAAGTATATTAAAGTTACATTTTCCTggtttatataaaaatacataataatatataGAACACAGAAATgtatgttattttttactagttTATTAAAagatatatacatataatttataattaaatatatttatatataaatatgcagtgttgccacagttactttgaaaaagtcaCCTGATtgctgattactcctttaaaaagtaacttagttactttatagattacttgattttaaagtaactaagtaagattacaagttactttattagttacattcagcagttgccgacaacacccctgccgcctcaacatagaaatgacaaccgtttttgccaacactcactttattggaagtgcatttttaacagtaatgtcaacaatgtatctcctgacattttaagttgaaattaaaaaatatttcttaaaaaaaaactctccctGAGATGCAAGAAGAaggcaaaaatatgttttttactaaggaaaatgactaaaatagtaactcacagtgacttggataaattactttaatctgattactgttttggaaatagtaatgcgttagattactcgctactggaaaaaagtaatcagattaaagtaacaCGTTActaagtaactaagttactggcatcactgtaaATATGTAatctaaaaatatttgtattatatgattataaactaatatataaaacctattattaaactaaactgtgtgtatatatatatatatatatatatatatatatatatatatatatatatatatatatatcaacactgagaaactgttaggctatgtttcctactgcaatcaactgcttttcatgccttcagtcagcaCTCAGCAGAAGAAGTGCAAAAACGTGCGCGACGGACTACACTTCAAACAACGATTGTTTACAACGATTGAAGTGAAACGTGTGACGAGTCTGACGACGCAGCCATGCGCACTTTACCAGACGCTTCGCGCTGTTTATcagccaaatcaaaatgaactggaaataccacgtttggattatcataaacaagcccagaaattagcggatgcttggggcataaatgccatcaaacaataatgtattaattatacatttaaaaagcccttgagttaatctttatcacacatgctgtttaaaaaaaatactaaatgtatataatgagcgagtatatcatgaagattttttccaaaccgggtttttgtcttattctgaatcactgtaacgttacacacaaaataaattattcccgctgcggattagcacaatatctgcgtgactcaccacaaacagagagaagtagatccggctgcaatgttctttcGCGAGACGCATgcggttctgtttatgaagcgcCAGAGCGCCAAAAGTTACAGCTTGCTATAGCTCCGAGTATTGGCATGATTGCAAGTGTGATACTGATCTCGTACAAAAATCTAATAGACAAGTTGATATTAAGTAACAACGTTTTAGCCACAACACTGTCTATTTGTGAAAACCAAAGCCTCACCAGAACTGATTCGCATCTCCaagcgattcgattcaaatgaatcttgtgttttgaactattgactgaatgacttgccgccacctactggcggtttttattttcatatttatactttgcatggacttttttttatttaaaatattaaacttttaaagtttaatttgtacatatttctaaattcaaaaacttatatgtaaaacattcatacaacattaaCTCATGCATTAAATGCATAGGTGTTTTATAGTATGAAGTCCAGTTctgctttttgtgtgtatttgtgctgtactctcagaagttaatgataatataatgtcagaattatgttgaatttaagaaattgacagatgatgGGTGAAAGATTGAAGATGaagattagaaaacattgctcttataatggttaaatgaccctggacattaaaggacaaatatcgtcctgtaatgggaaagttataattggaatgtgtttgatggattagaatgtgctcctaaatttttgactgtgctcctaaaattttttaattaggagcacaagtgctcctcaagaaaaaagttagcgtagagccctgtatatatatatatataaatatatatatatatatatacacacacacacaaagttttATATGacaaaatatgcaaataaaaatattagtattattttattaaaaatgattatattcacttacattttatatatatgaaCTACAAGcagttttttcttttgaaaaaggTGTGATCCTGAGTTACACTAACATCATCTTAAACTCCCACGCTTTAGGTAAATGGACAGAGGAGGAAGAAAGAAGGCTGGCAGAGGTGGTCCACGAGTTGACTGGCACGGAGGCAGGTGATGTTGTAACTCAGGGAGTCTCTTGGGCGTCCGTCGCTGAACTTGTCGGCACTCGTTCAGAGAAGCAGTGCCGCTCCAAATGGCTCAACTACCTTAACTGGAAACAGAGCGGTGGCACAGAGTGGACCAAAGAAGATGATATCAACCTTGTACGCAGGTCGGTCACAGCAAAAGGGCCAGCATGTTCTGTAAATCTGTTCACAAACTAAATATGAATCATTAATCCGAACTCTGTATGAGCAGGATAGCCGAGCTGGATGTGGAGGATGAGAACGACATTAACTGGGACATTCTGTCTGGTGGGTGGAGCAGCGTTCGCTCGCCTCAGTGGCTCCGTAGTAAATGGTGGACCATCAAAAGACAGGTGGCCAATCACAAGGAACTTCCCTTTCCTGGTGAGTCTTCAGAGTTCAGCATGTCTGCTATAATGTGAGTTCAGACACTGAAGCAATGTTCTCTGCCTGTGTAGTTTTGTTGAAAGGGTTGCAGGATGTTGTGGAGGCACCGCCAACAACGATGAACAAGGTCGTGGTGGTTGGTTCCCGATCTGCTAATGCGTCGCCCAGCCCTGTCACTGCACTACAGATCCCGGTCCAGATTCCAGTGCAGATCACACATGTCTGTGAGTAAAATAATCCTGTGACTGTGCTTTGTGAACAGCTTGTGATGTTTCTTGTATGTGCAGTTGTCAGTTGAGGGGACATCTAGAAAAATTATTGTGGTTATGTGAGTTTAAATAGATTCAATGTGTACCGTTCCTCTTTACACAGCTTCAGACGGTGCAAGTGGTGCTTCAGACAGTGAAACGATCACATTGAACTCCGGAGCCTTACAAACCTTTGAATTACTGCCTGTGAGTGTCTCAGATTtcattttgatcatttttgtTTTCGAAACTATAAGAATTATTAAATAACTTATAAATAATTTCCTCCTTAGTCATTTCACCTGCAGCCCACTGGCACTCCTGGAACTTATTTCCTCCAAACAGGAACCAATCAGAGCCTCACACTCTCAGCCAATCCCACGGTCACACTCACAGCTGCAGCTTCACCGTCTTCACCAGACCAGATTATTTTACACAGCCTCACGGTAAAGCTTTTGTGTGCACaagggttattattattatatatatatatatatatatatatatatatatatatatatatatatatatatattattattattattattatttttttttttaatgatattattaaataacattattttcCCTGTACCCATCAGACTGACACTGAGAATGTGACCGTCCAGATGTCCCACCCTGGCATTATCATCCAGACAGTGACCTCAGAGGACCTCTCGGACCCTCTCGGCCAATCAGAGCTGGAGGGAGAGCGGGAGCTTGTGAAGGAAGAGCTTTCGGAAAACCACAACAACTCTGGGGAAGAGGAACAGAGTGACCAGAGATCAAAAGATATACATGGAGAAAAGGTATCGTCTTTTTCCAAACTCCTTCCAGAAATTCTCTTGCAGCCTtcctgttaaagggttagttcatccaaaaataaaaattctgtcattaattacttaccctcatgtcgttcgacacccgtaagacctccgttcgtcttcgaaacacaaattaagatagttttgctgaaatccgatggctcagaaagggcTTCATTGACACCCAATgtaaagacccataaaaggcactgaagacgtcattacaaagcccatctcactacagtggctctacaataattttataaagcaacgggaatagtttttgtgcgcaaaatgttttaaataacgacttatatagggTTGGtccgatttaaaaaaaaagatttgaacgcttatgaatcagcgtatcgattcatgattcggatcgccaatgtcatgtgatttcagcagtttgacacacgatccgaatcatgaatcaatacgatgattcataactgtttgaatctttgttttgaaatcactTTATAaatcgttatttagtttttttgtgtgcacaaaaactattctcgttgctccATTGTAGAGCCATATTGTATAGCCACTGTAGTGAgctgggctttgtaacgacatctttagtgccttttatgggtcttgagagaggaaatgacattggtgtcaatgaaggcctttctgagccatcggatttagaccaaaaaatattaatttgtgttccgaagatgaacggaggggtcgaacaacattagggtaagtaattattgatagaattttcattttggggtgaactaaccctttaatataattCTACTTCTTTTGGTTTAGACTCTTGAATCGCCTAAAGTCGAGGAAACGGTAGAGAGTTCTGGGATGGGTGAAGGAGCCGTCCTCTTGGTTCCTTCTCCAAGCAGCTTTATTCCATCTAATGAAGACATCAGTGCCAATTCTGTCCTGCCCCTTGGAACACTGACAGGTACTGTTTGGTAAGTTATTTAGAAGACTAACAGCTAGTGAAAGCACTCCAACAATTTGTTTTTCCATGCAGATCCCATTCTGGAGAACCAGGAAGAGGGATCAAACTGAAGCATGACTCATGGAAAAGCATAACTCTTGCCATGTTAACCAGGATGGGAATTCCAGCACAACAAAAAGACACAAAATACTGACTTTAGTGGATATGTTCCCTTATATATGGACAAATACTGCATGCAGGATCGCTTAAACATCATCAAAGAGTCTTGCGTGCATCAAAAAATgtttcagtatttatttatcatgCAAGTTCCTGAGCCTCGTCTGTGTCTCAGTGCAGTTAAGAACATGAAATACTCAGATTAAGCAACACTTGTTTTTTATGGCATATTTAAATTATGTATTGCgttcattattttaaatattaattttttgtGTAAGTATTATCTAGTTTTTGTAACCTACTTTCCTGCTTAACAGTAATACTTGATAAAGCTAAGTAAAGCTGCACTGTTCTGATATTAGAGAGGTTGTACATGAATGTTTGTCATTCCAAATGTCCACTAGACTAGATGGCCATTATTTATCAAATGGTTTGAAAATGTACCTTACCTGTAAATTAGTGcctgtgtgtttatttattgaatAAACAAAATGTCACCACTTTGCATGTCATTCGTTGCTGTTTACCATGCTGTTTACCCATTCAGATGAGATCTATATTcttattaatacaattaattgGACTATAAGAGGTCAAAGATAAAGTAACAGGGCAGTAGAGGTGAATGTTATTGGTTAaatcttaagaaaaaaattgACTTGGTTTTGTGATTTCATttattaaagggacagtttgTCATAAAAATCATAGTCATAATTGACTTATTATCAAGTTGACTTCTGTAGTCTTTTTTTCCTACTGTGGTTGTCAGTGGGTGTCGAGATCTGCTTTGATTACAAACATTATTCCAAATAGCTCTTTGTGTTCAGAGGAATAAAGCAATGtatataggtttggaacaacatgagggtgagtaaatgacaattttcatttttgagtgaacaaaCCCTTTGACACACTTACTGACTTATTCACTTATTAACCTGATACACTTATTGACCACGAGAGGGAGTTGTTGGACACTTATTTTGCACAAATAGTACACAATAAATAAGGgacttttttaaaaagaagaCGAGACGTTTTGGAATTAAAACTTTACTAAAAccatagattaaaaaaatacgACTCGTAGCTCGTATGGCAGAAACTGAAGTGCAGTTTTTCATCCTCTCCACTAGGCGGTGTCAGCAGAATCACGTTCGGTCTGACTGGTTTCGGATCCTTGACAACATGACGCCGCGATCGCTTGATGACAGTCACACTCTATGCAGTCAACAACATGTGTACAGATTCTGCAATAGGCCTATGACAGCTCAGTGAGAGACACCTAATGTCTTTAAACAGTACATATTCCAGCTCAACAGCAAATAAACTCGACAAAAGCTGCGATAAAAGCAGGAATATGTGAGTATACTTCAGCATAAAGTGAAATTGTCTTGCAAAATGACCAACACGCGCTATAAAACAGTCCTTACGTTTTTGTAAAAGTCATGATAGTTCTGCTGAAATGTGATAGCATGGCTAGTCTGTCTGCTAATTTAGATGCGTGTTAAGATGGATGGATAGTGTTCAACACTCACAAGGTGAACGACTAAAAGCAGCAAAACTAATACTGATGGTGTCGTTAAACCTAAAATCTAAAGGTATTTTGACAGCTATTTATGTATGAAGGCAGTCGCGTCTTCTATGAATGTTTATCACATAAGTTACTTTGTTTATATTCTTCTCTCCTGCTAAACTCACTGACAACTTTAGAAGAACAAATTAAACGTTAGTAGTTGTTGCGTTTGAAGTGTACTTTGAATGAATTGCCATTTGCTGTCTATATTATAAAGTAGAATGGTAAGGACTCGTGGCTTTTGTGTCTGTTGTTGTAGTGTTTCTGTAGGAGTGTATGTAATCTACTGGATTCAGTTGGAGTGAGAAGCTCTGATGTTCTGCTGCTGTGCTTTTGCTTCTAATGAAAGCCATCAAATACACAGTCCAGAACAGAGCTTATCATGAGCTTGAAACCAGCCTTTTAGGTTTTCAGTTtatatgccttttttttttcttttt harbors:
- the dmtf1 gene encoding cyclin-D-binding Myb-like transcription factor 1; the protein is MNTGDVPATVTLESVNSVTFTQDTDGNIILHCPQNDGDDLGSDGTTEPVHKRLRLSNEDGEDPQDSTSTEYSVVHLPITEGDESFEVTMTATEMRDGELESDDPCETPDKDSPVQKKGEDVSAVSQAWFTTKEDKDTLVNKGHKWKQGMWSKEEIDLLMTNIEHYLKNRGIQDPAEIIFEMSKEERKDFYRSIACGLNRPLFAVYRRVLRMYDNRNHVGKYTDEEINKLKELREKHGNDWATIGAALGRSASSVKDRCRLMKDTCNTGKWTEEEERRLAEVVHELTGTEAGDVVTQGVSWASVAELVGTRSEKQCRSKWLNYLNWKQSGGTEWTKEDDINLVRRIAELDVEDENDINWDILSGGWSSVRSPQWLRSKWWTIKRQVANHKELPFPVLLKGLQDVVEAPPTTMNKVVVVGSRSANASPSPVTALQIPVQIPVQITHVSSDGASGASDSETITLNSGALQTFELLPSFHLQPTGTPGTYFLQTGTNQSLTLSANPTVTLTAAASPSSPDQIILHSLTTDTENVTVQMSHPGIIIQTVTSEDLSDPLGQSELEGERELVKEELSENHNNSGEEEQSDQRSKDIHGEKTLESPKVEETVESSGMGEGAVLLVPSPSSFIPSNEDISANSVLPLGTLTDPILENQEEGSN